One stretch of Cellulomonas wangsupingiae DNA includes these proteins:
- a CDS encoding alpha/beta hydrolase family protein: protein MTGGSTGAWRRVTRLTGRGGRTGRSASVYGLVAGVALGVVLLALIGAVMGPRWDPTPLADEIEVEAVSTAIGEAPAPATYDVRTVEVTVPLDGTSVRARISLPVGAPTPAPAVLFVHGAGTGKFSRAFTEPARALAAAGVVTMVPDKRLDTYTTSHRDYVAMARDYLHSVELLRDRPEVDPDRVVVYAESEGGWIAPVMAVEDPRIEALVLVSSPVVPPRQQAAFAVDAYLRNTGVPQAVFRAIPRAVGMSMPGGGFEYADFDVQPWQERITQPVLVVYGTGDASMPIVQGALQIRSDLAAAGNDDVTVRYYDGANHGIRVGGRVVPTYLEDLAGWVLGQPATADASPRVAGATPTQTYVAGPVPQPGWLRDGTVLLGLVIGALGTMALCAAGVGTTRVVQHATAGRRARQDAAPPRRYARGVAGRLALVAGTTVVTAVALVWYVVSVARLAVDYERNAWIVQGGWVAVRLLGIAAVVAAVLLARRVHDARQDGDVVAPGVVRTVAAGGVVLGSAVLLVVLAYWGVYQLGI, encoded by the coding sequence GTGACGGGGGGGAGCACCGGCGCGTGGCGCCGGGTCACGCGGCTGACCGGGCGCGGTGGCCGGACGGGTCGGTCGGCGTCCGTGTACGGGCTCGTCGCGGGCGTCGCCCTCGGTGTCGTCCTGCTCGCGCTGATCGGGGCCGTCATGGGACCCCGTTGGGACCCGACGCCGCTGGCGGACGAGATCGAGGTCGAGGCCGTGAGCACCGCGATCGGTGAGGCTCCCGCACCGGCCACGTACGACGTGCGGACCGTCGAGGTGACGGTCCCCCTCGACGGGACGAGCGTGCGGGCGCGGATCAGCCTGCCGGTCGGCGCGCCGACGCCGGCACCCGCGGTCCTGTTCGTGCACGGTGCGGGCACGGGGAAGTTCTCGAGGGCGTTCACCGAGCCGGCGCGGGCCCTGGCGGCGGCCGGCGTCGTCACGATGGTCCCGGACAAGCGGCTCGACACGTACACCACCAGCCACCGCGACTACGTGGCGATGGCACGCGACTACCTGCACTCGGTCGAGCTCCTGCGGGACAGGCCCGAGGTCGACCCCGACCGCGTCGTGGTCTACGCCGAGAGCGAGGGCGGCTGGATCGCCCCCGTCATGGCGGTCGAGGACCCCCGCATCGAGGCGCTGGTCCTGGTCTCGTCACCGGTCGTGCCGCCGCGCCAGCAGGCCGCGTTCGCCGTCGACGCCTACCTGCGCAACACCGGCGTCCCGCAGGCGGTGTTCCGGGCCATCCCGCGCGCCGTCGGCATGTCGATGCCGGGCGGCGGGTTCGAGTACGCCGACTTCGACGTGCAGCCGTGGCAGGAGCGGATCACGCAGCCCGTCCTCGTGGTGTACGGCACGGGCGACGCCTCCATGCCGATCGTCCAGGGTGCCCTGCAGATCCGCAGCGACCTCGCGGCCGCGGGCAACGACGACGTGACGGTCCGCTACTACGACGGGGCCAACCACGGCATCCGCGTCGGAGGGCGCGTCGTGCCGACGTACCTCGAGGACCTCGCCGGGTGGGTCCTCGGCCAGCCGGCGACCGCCGACGCGTCGCCGCGGGTGGCCGGCGCCACGCCCACGCAGACCTACGTCGCGGGGCCGGTGCCGCAGCCCGGGTGGCTGCGCGACGGCACCGTGCTGCTCGGACTGGTCATCGGGGCCCTCGGGACGATGGCGCTCTGCGCGGCGGGGGTCGGGACGACGCGCGTCGTGCAGCACGCGACGGCCGGCCGGCGCGCTCGGCAGGACGCCGCGCCGCCCCGCCGGTACGCGCGGGGCGTCGCGGGACGTCTCGCGCTGGTCGCCGGGACCACGGTCGTGACCGCTGTCGCGCTGGTCTGGTACGTCGTGTCGGTCGCGCGGCTCGCGGTGGACTACGAGCGCAACGCCTGGATCGTGCAGGGCGGCTGGGTCGCCGTGCGCCTGCTGGGGATCGCCGCGGTCGTCGCGGCCGTGCTGCTGGCCCGCCGCGTGCACGACGCGCGGCAGGACGGCGACGTCGTCGCGCCCGGCGTCGTGCGCACGGTGGCGGCCGGTGGCGTGGTCCTCGGCTCGGCCGTGCTGCTCGTGGTGCTGGCGTACTGGGGCGTCTACCAGCTCGGCATCTGA
- the era gene encoding GTPase Era, whose translation MTHRSGFACLVGRPNTGKSTLTNALVGQKVAITSGRPQTTRHVVRGIVHREDAQLVLVDTPGLHRPRTLLGERLNDLVRDTLTEVDVIGFCLPADEKIGPGDRFIAEQLARMTQPGRTGTPVVAIVTKTDTVPRARLAEQLIAVDQLGEWADIVPVSSRDGYQVDVLADVLVKHLPEGPALYPEGELTDEPEQVMVAELVREAALEGVRDELPHSLAVVVDEIVPRDQPPAADGRPLLDVRVHLFVERDSQKAIVIGRGGARLRDVGTRARTQIEALLGARVFLDLHVKVAKDWQRDPKQLGRLGF comes from the coding sequence ATGACCCACCGTTCCGGCTTCGCGTGCCTCGTCGGCCGGCCCAACACCGGCAAGTCGACGCTGACGAACGCGCTCGTCGGTCAGAAGGTCGCGATCACGTCCGGCCGGCCCCAGACCACGCGGCACGTCGTGCGCGGCATCGTGCACCGCGAGGACGCCCAGCTCGTGCTCGTCGACACCCCCGGGCTGCACCGTCCGCGCACCCTGCTCGGCGAGCGGCTGAACGACCTCGTGCGCGACACGCTCACCGAGGTCGACGTGATCGGCTTCTGCCTGCCCGCCGACGAGAAGATCGGCCCCGGTGACCGCTTCATCGCCGAGCAGCTCGCGCGGATGACGCAGCCCGGGCGCACCGGCACGCCCGTCGTCGCGATCGTCACCAAGACCGACACGGTGCCGCGCGCGCGGCTCGCCGAGCAGCTCATCGCCGTGGACCAGCTGGGGGAGTGGGCCGACATCGTGCCCGTGTCCTCCCGTGACGGCTACCAGGTGGACGTGCTGGCCGACGTGCTGGTCAAGCACCTGCCCGAGGGGCCCGCGCTGTACCCCGAGGGTGAGCTCACGGACGAGCCCGAGCAGGTGATGGTCGCGGAGCTCGTCCGCGAGGCCGCGCTCGAGGGCGTGCGCGACGAGCTGCCGCACTCGCTCGCGGTCGTCGTCGACGAGATCGTCCCGCGCGACCAGCCGCCCGCCGCCGACGGCCGGCCGCTGCTCGACGTGCGCGTCCACCTGTTCGTCGAGCGGGACAGCCAGAAGGCGATCGTCATCGGGCGCGGGGGCGCGCGCCTGCGCGACGTCGGCACCCGGGCGCGCACGCAGATCGAGGCGCTGCTCGGCGCCCGCGTGTTCCTCGACCTGCACGTCAAGGTGGCGAAGGACTGGCAGCGCGACCCCAAGCAGCTCGGTCGGCTGGGCTTCTGA
- a CDS encoding hemolysin family protein produces the protein MNGVPVALLLAVALLGIVLAAALSAGEVAVLRVTRARVTELETERPGAAARVRRLVDDPARVASAAAFVRLLAEMTATVCLTLAISAGSLSWWATALLAIAACAVVAFLLVRVSPRSMGRRHPVGVLASLSRLLLTVTVVAGGVGRRGDAPGSTSEQDDAELRDMVERVSESDAIEENEREMFRSVLELGDTLTREVMVPRPDMITTQADTPLHKVLALLLRSGFSRVPVVGESVDDVVGVLYLKDVVRRIPARGAGGPGTGEADPLDAPASSLARPPVYVPESKPVDELLRELRDGSSHIALVVDEYGGIAGLVTIEDALEEIVGELTDEHDTSAPGVEELGDGGYRVPARLGRDELGDLFGIDVEDEDVDTAAGLLAKALGKVPLPGSVGEIHGLRLQAERVEGRRKRLATVLVHRAADADDDAPTTPARGTSATGTPARGTPAARDHGSEATR, from the coding sequence ATGAACGGCGTCCCTGTCGCCCTGCTCCTCGCTGTCGCACTGCTCGGGATCGTGCTGGCGGCCGCGCTGTCGGCGGGAGAGGTCGCGGTCCTGCGCGTGACGCGTGCGCGCGTCACCGAGCTCGAGACCGAGCGGCCCGGAGCCGCCGCACGCGTCCGGCGGCTCGTCGACGACCCGGCGCGCGTCGCGTCGGCCGCGGCGTTCGTCCGGCTGCTCGCCGAGATGACGGCCACGGTGTGCCTGACGCTCGCGATCAGCGCCGGCAGCCTGTCGTGGTGGGCCACGGCGCTGCTCGCGATCGCCGCCTGCGCGGTCGTGGCCTTCCTGCTCGTGCGCGTCAGCCCGCGCAGCATGGGGCGGCGGCACCCCGTGGGCGTCCTGGCGAGCCTGTCGCGGCTGCTGCTCACCGTCACGGTGGTCGCCGGCGGCGTGGGACGTCGGGGTGACGCCCCGGGCTCGACGAGCGAGCAGGACGACGCCGAACTGCGCGACATGGTCGAGCGGGTCAGCGAGTCCGACGCGATCGAGGAGAACGAGCGCGAGATGTTCCGCTCGGTCCTCGAGCTGGGGGACACGCTCACGCGCGAGGTGATGGTGCCCCGCCCGGACATGATCACGACCCAGGCCGACACGCCGCTGCACAAGGTGCTCGCGCTGCTGCTGCGCTCGGGGTTCTCCCGCGTGCCCGTCGTCGGGGAGTCGGTCGACGACGTCGTCGGCGTCCTGTACCTCAAGGACGTCGTGCGGCGGATCCCCGCGCGGGGCGCAGGCGGCCCGGGGACCGGCGAGGCCGACCCGCTGGACGCCCCCGCCTCCTCGCTCGCCCGGCCGCCGGTGTACGTGCCGGAGTCCAAGCCGGTCGACGAGCTGCTGCGCGAGCTGCGCGACGGGTCGAGCCACATCGCGCTCGTGGTCGACGAGTACGGCGGCATCGCGGGGCTCGTGACGATCGAGGACGCGCTGGAGGAGATCGTCGGCGAGCTCACCGACGAGCACGACACCAGCGCGCCCGGCGTCGAGGAGCTCGGGGACGGCGGCTACCGTGTCCCGGCGCGACTGGGCCGGGACGAGCTCGGCGACCTGTTCGGCATCGACGTGGAGGACGAGGACGTCGACACGGCGGCCGGTCTGCTGGCCAAGGCGCTCGGCAAGGTGCCGCTGCCCGGCTCGGTCGGCGAGATCCACGGCCTGCGCCTGCAGGCCGAGCGCGTCGAGGGGCGCCGCAAGCGGCTCGCGACGGTGCTGGTGCACCGTGCGGCCGACGCGGACGACGACGCACCCACGACCCCCGCCCGCGGCACGTCCGCCACGGGCACCCCGGCGCGCGGCACCCCCGCCGCGCGCGACCACGGCTCGGAGGCCACCCGATGA
- the ybeY gene encoding rRNA maturation RNase YbeY encodes MSIEVSNESGVEVDEAEFAALGRYVLDEMHVHPQADLFVRLVDTPTMTDLHVRWMDEPGPTDVLSFPMDELRPGREGEPAGPGVLGDVVLCPDVAATQARAAGHSTAEEMLLLTTHGILHLLGYDHAEPDEEKEMFALQRRLLLTFLAGR; translated from the coding sequence ATGAGCATCGAGGTCAGCAACGAGTCCGGCGTCGAGGTCGACGAGGCGGAGTTCGCAGCACTCGGGCGGTACGTGCTCGACGAGATGCACGTGCACCCCCAGGCCGACCTGTTCGTCCGGCTGGTCGACACGCCGACGATGACGGACCTGCACGTGCGGTGGATGGACGAGCCGGGCCCGACCGACGTGCTGTCCTTCCCGATGGACGAGCTGCGCCCGGGGCGCGAGGGCGAGCCCGCCGGCCCGGGCGTGCTCGGTGACGTCGTGCTGTGCCCGGACGTCGCCGCCACGCAGGCGCGTGCCGCCGGTCACTCCACGGCGGAGGAGATGCTGCTGCTGACGACCCACGGGATCCTGCACCTGCTCGGCTACGACCACGCCGAGCCGGACGAGGAGAAGGAGATGTTCGCGCTGCAGCGTCGCCTGCTCCTGACGTTCCTGGCCGGTCGATGA
- a CDS encoding PhoH family protein, translating to MAESTPAPSVPEHRHAHVEHRITVPPDVSMVELLGLRDEVLRSIEDGFRTVDVHVRGNEITLAGPPGDVALVTRLVDELIEVAAAGTPLSPEVVTRSVAMLTADSGARPADVLTFNILSSRGRTIRPKTPGQKEYVEAIERNTVTFGIGPAGTGKTYLAMAKAVQSLQARKVNRIVLTRPAVEAGERLGFLPGSLSEKIDPYLRPLYDALHDMVDPESIPRLMEAGTIEVAPLAYMRGRTLNDAFIILDEAQNTSVEQMKMFLTRLGFGSKVVVTGDVTQVDLPSSTTSGLRVVEQILTGVDDVEFCRLSSSDVVRHRLVGEIIDAYARWDRS from the coding sequence ATGGCCGAGTCCACCCCCGCACCCAGCGTCCCGGAGCACCGGCACGCGCACGTCGAGCACCGCATCACCGTCCCGCCGGACGTGTCGATGGTCGAGCTGCTCGGGTTGCGCGACGAGGTGCTGCGCAGCATCGAGGACGGCTTCCGCACCGTCGACGTGCACGTCCGCGGCAACGAGATCACCCTCGCGGGCCCTCCCGGCGACGTCGCCCTCGTGACGCGCCTGGTCGACGAGCTCATCGAGGTCGCCGCCGCGGGCACCCCGCTGAGCCCTGAGGTCGTCACGCGCTCCGTCGCGATGCTCACGGCCGACTCCGGCGCGCGCCCCGCCGACGTGCTGACCTTCAACATCCTGTCGTCCCGGGGCCGCACCATCCGCCCCAAGACGCCCGGGCAGAAGGAGTACGTCGAGGCGATCGAGCGCAACACCGTGACGTTCGGCATCGGCCCGGCCGGCACCGGCAAGACGTACCTCGCCATGGCGAAGGCGGTGCAGTCGCTGCAGGCGCGCAAGGTCAACCGGATCGTCCTGACACGGCCCGCGGTCGAGGCGGGCGAACGCCTCGGCTTCCTGCCCGGCTCGCTGTCGGAGAAGATCGACCCGTACCTGCGCCCGCTGTACGACGCGCTGCACGACATGGTGGACCCCGAGTCGATCCCGCGGCTCATGGAGGCCGGGACCATCGAGGTGGCTCCGTTGGCGTACATGCGCGGGCGCACCCTGAACGACGCCTTCATCATCCTCGACGAGGCGCAGAACACGTCGGTCGAGCAGATGAAGATGTTCCTCACGCGGCTGGGCTTCGGCTCGAAGGTCGTCGTGACGGGCGACGTCACGCAGGTGGACCTGCCGAGCAGCACGACCTCCGGGCTGCGCGTCGTCGAGCAGATCCTCACGGGCGTCGACGACGTCGAGTTCTGCCGGCTGTCGTCCTCCGACGTCGTCCGGCACCGCCTGGTCGGCGAGATCATCGACGCGTACGCCAGGTGGGACAGGTCATGA
- the ppdK gene encoding pyruvate, phosphate dikinase, with the protein MARYVKDFSEGDKDQKDLLGGKGANLAEMTRLGLPVPPGFTITTEACRAYMRSGEVPAELRVEVTMAVRHLEDQLGRRLGDFHDPLLVSVRSGAKFSMPGMMETVLNVGLNDASVQGLAELSGDERFAWDSYRRLIQMFGRTVLDIDADRFADALDKAKAARGVTADVDLDATDLRALVDTYKQIVREESGREFPQHPREQLDMAIVAVFDSWGTERARLYRRKERIPDDLGTAVNVCSMVFGNLGPTSGTGVAFTRDPASGRTGDYGDYLVNAQGEDVVAGIRNTLSLADLEQVDPAAHAELRQAMRRLETHYRDLCDIEFTIERGKLWMLQTRVGKRTAPAAFRIACQLVDEHLITMDEALSRVTGAQLSQLQFPQFAPAADDDESRVLLTRAMPASPGAAVGMAVFDPATAEQWAAEGKDVILVRRETNPDDLGGMIAAVGVLTARGGKTSHAAVVARGMGRTCVVGAEELVIDATSRTMKARGHTVHEGDIIAIDGTSGEVVLGDVPVMPSPVQRYLEDGLDVALAEAPDDETRDLVRAVDRILRHADATRRLHVHANADTAEDAVRARSLGAEGIGLCRTEHMFLGERRVLVERVVLAADDAEQQKAFDALLPLQRQDFTELLEAMDGLPTTIRLIDPPLHEFLPDLTDLSVRVALAAERGKVDEDDVTLLAAVRRMHEANPMLGLRGVRLGLVVPGLFDLQIRAVCEAVAARLAAGGDPHAEIMVPLVGSVQELRLVRDRAQAIMADVAAEQGVAIDLPVGCMIELPRAALTADRIAAQAQFFSFGTNDLTQTTWGFSRDDVEGAFFAQYTANGVLSVSPFETIDVRGVGQLVQIAVEKGRQTRPDLTLGVCGEHGGDPESIRFFDAVGLDYVSCSPFRVPIARLEAGRAAIEHEGSDSR; encoded by the coding sequence ATGGCGCGTTACGTCAAGGACTTCAGCGAAGGCGACAAGGACCAGAAGGACCTGCTGGGCGGCAAGGGCGCGAACCTCGCCGAGATGACCCGGCTCGGCCTGCCCGTGCCGCCCGGCTTCACGATCACGACCGAGGCCTGTCGCGCCTACATGCGCAGCGGTGAGGTGCCGGCGGAGCTGCGGGTCGAGGTCACGATGGCCGTGCGGCACCTGGAGGACCAGCTCGGACGCCGGCTCGGCGACTTCCACGACCCGCTGCTGGTCTCGGTGCGGTCGGGCGCGAAGTTCTCCATGCCCGGGATGATGGAGACGGTCCTGAACGTCGGGCTCAACGACGCGTCCGTGCAGGGCCTGGCGGAGCTCTCGGGCGACGAGCGGTTCGCGTGGGACTCCTACCGGCGGCTGATCCAGATGTTCGGCCGCACGGTGCTCGACATCGATGCGGACCGGTTCGCCGACGCGCTCGACAAGGCGAAGGCCGCGCGCGGGGTGACCGCGGACGTCGACCTCGACGCCACGGACCTGCGTGCCCTCGTCGACACCTACAAGCAGATCGTGCGCGAGGAGTCGGGGCGCGAGTTCCCGCAGCACCCGCGCGAGCAGCTCGACATGGCGATCGTCGCCGTCTTCGACTCGTGGGGCACCGAGCGCGCGAGGCTCTACCGGCGCAAGGAGCGCATCCCCGACGACCTGGGCACGGCGGTCAACGTGTGCTCGATGGTCTTCGGGAACCTCGGGCCCACGTCGGGCACGGGCGTGGCCTTCACGCGCGACCCCGCGTCGGGCCGCACGGGCGACTACGGCGACTACCTGGTGAACGCCCAGGGCGAGGACGTCGTCGCCGGCATCCGCAACACGCTGTCCCTGGCGGACCTGGAGCAGGTCGACCCGGCGGCGCACGCCGAGCTGCGCCAGGCGATGCGGCGCCTCGAGACGCACTACCGCGACCTGTGCGACATCGAGTTCACCATCGAGCGCGGCAAGCTGTGGATGCTGCAGACGCGCGTCGGCAAGCGGACCGCACCGGCGGCGTTCCGCATCGCGTGCCAGCTCGTCGACGAGCACCTGATCACGATGGACGAGGCGTTGTCGCGCGTCACGGGCGCCCAGCTCTCGCAGCTGCAGTTCCCGCAGTTCGCGCCCGCCGCCGACGACGACGAGTCCCGCGTCCTGCTGACCCGCGCGATGCCGGCCTCCCCCGGCGCCGCGGTCGGCATGGCGGTCTTCGACCCCGCGACGGCCGAGCAGTGGGCCGCCGAGGGCAAGGACGTCATCCTGGTGCGCCGCGAGACCAACCCCGACGACCTCGGCGGCATGATCGCCGCGGTCGGCGTGCTGACCGCGCGCGGCGGCAAGACCTCCCACGCGGCGGTCGTCGCCCGCGGCATGGGCCGCACCTGCGTCGTCGGCGCCGAGGAGCTGGTCATCGACGCGACGTCGCGCACCATGAAGGCCCGGGGCCACACGGTCCACGAGGGCGACATCATCGCGATCGACGGCACGAGCGGCGAGGTCGTCCTCGGCGACGTCCCGGTGATGCCGTCCCCCGTGCAGCGCTACCTCGAGGACGGCCTCGACGTGGCGCTCGCCGAGGCGCCCGACGACGAGACCCGCGACCTGGTGCGGGCCGTCGACCGGATCCTGCGGCACGCGGACGCGACGCGCCGGCTGCACGTGCACGCCAACGCCGACACAGCGGAGGACGCCGTGCGCGCCCGCTCGCTCGGCGCGGAGGGCATCGGCCTGTGCCGCACGGAGCACATGTTCCTCGGTGAGCGGCGCGTCCTGGTCGAGCGGGTCGTGCTCGCCGCGGACGACGCGGAGCAGCAGAAGGCGTTCGACGCGCTGCTGCCCCTGCAGCGGCAGGACTTCACCGAGCTCCTGGAGGCCATGGACGGCCTGCCGACCACGATCCGCCTCATCGACCCGCCCCTGCACGAGTTCCTGCCCGACCTGACCGACCTGTCGGTGCGGGTCGCGCTCGCGGCCGAGCGCGGCAAGGTCGACGAGGACGACGTGACGCTGCTCGCCGCGGTGCGGCGCATGCACGAGGCGAACCCGATGCTGGGTCTGCGCGGCGTCCGCCTCGGGCTCGTCGTGCCCGGCCTGTTCGACCTGCAGATCCGGGCGGTCTGCGAGGCGGTGGCGGCGCGGCTCGCGGCCGGCGGCGACCCGCACGCCGAGATCATGGTCCCGCTGGTCGGCTCCGTGCAGGAGCTGCGGCTCGTGCGCGACCGTGCGCAGGCGATCATGGCGGACGTGGCGGCCGAGCAGGGCGTGGCCATCGACCTTCCGGTCGGCTGCATGATCGAGCTGCCGCGCGCGGCCCTGACGGCGGACCGCATCGCCGCCCAGGCGCAGTTCTTCTCGTTCGGCACGAACGACCTCACGCAGACGACGTGGGGCTTCAGCCGGGACGACGTCGAGGGCGCGTTCTTCGCCCAGTACACGGCGAACGGCGTGCTGTCGGTGTCGCCGTTCGAGACGATCGACGTCCGGGGCGTCGGGCAGCTCGTGCAGATCGCGGTCGAGAAGGGTCGCCAGACCCGCCCGGACCTGACGCTCGGGGTGTGCGGCGAGCACGGCGGCGACCCGGAGTCCATCCGGTTCTTCGACGCCGTCGGGCTCGACTACGTCTCGTGCTCGCCGTTCCGGGTGCCGATCGCGCGCCTCGAGGCCGGCCGCGCGGCCATCGAGCACGAGGGCAGCGACTCGCGCTGA
- a CDS encoding 16S rRNA (uracil(1498)-N(3))-methyltransferase, translating to MSAPVFVVEPGQLGDVRAGGEYLLDGTEGRHAGVVQRRGPGERVDVVDCAGVRLVGRVRTAGPDGVRIAVEEVVVEPEPVPRLVLVQALAKGDRDEMAIEAATEVGVDVVVPWQAERSVVIWRGERAQKSRARWVGTVRAATKQSRRARMPLVEHSLDDKGLVARVVATVAAGGTVVVLHESATRPLREAPLPGAGELVVVVGPEGGISDREVDALTGAGALLCRLGPHVLRTSTAGHVALAMLADRLGRWG from the coding sequence GTGAGCGCACCCGTCTTCGTCGTCGAGCCGGGGCAGCTCGGCGACGTCCGGGCGGGCGGCGAGTACCTGCTCGACGGCACCGAGGGCCGGCACGCGGGCGTCGTGCAGCGGCGCGGCCCCGGTGAGCGCGTCGACGTCGTCGACTGCGCGGGCGTCCGGCTCGTGGGGCGGGTGCGCACCGCCGGTCCCGACGGCGTGCGGATCGCCGTCGAGGAGGTCGTCGTCGAGCCGGAGCCGGTGCCGCGCCTCGTGCTCGTGCAGGCCCTGGCCAAGGGCGACCGTGACGAGATGGCGATCGAGGCCGCGACCGAGGTCGGCGTCGACGTGGTCGTGCCCTGGCAGGCCGAGCGGTCCGTCGTCATCTGGCGTGGCGAGCGTGCGCAGAAGAGCCGCGCACGCTGGGTCGGCACCGTGCGCGCCGCCACCAAGCAGTCGCGGCGCGCGCGCATGCCGCTGGTCGAGCACTCGCTCGACGACAAGGGCCTCGTCGCACGGGTCGTCGCGACCGTCGCCGCGGGCGGGACGGTCGTCGTGCTCCACGAGTCCGCCACCAGGCCCCTGCGCGAGGCCCCGCTGCCGGGGGCCGGCGAGCTGGTGGTCGTCGTCGGGCCCGAGGGTGGCATCAGCGACCGCGAGGTCGACGCCCTGACGGGCGCCGGGGCGCTGCTGTGCCGTCTCGGCCCGCACGTGCTGCGCACGTCCACCGCAGGCCACGTGGCGCTCGCGATGCTGGCCGACCGGCTCGGCCGCTGGGGCTGA
- the dnaJ gene encoding molecular chaperone DnaJ, with amino-acid sequence MTDYYEILGVPRDATPEQIKKAYRRLARELHPDVAGTDPASEERFKGVSRAYDVLGNAEKRRAYDMGADPSSPGGGMGGGFGFQDIFETFFGAAAGGAPRGPVPRARRGQDALVRLDLDLAEAAFGVHREVQVDTAVLCPTCGGTCCRPGTSPRTCEACGGRGSVQRVARSFLGQVMTTQPCAACHGFGTVIPEPCTECAGEGRVRSRRTLSVDVPAGVDTGTRIKLTGQGEVGPAGGPAGDVYLEVRERKHETFVRRGDDLHATLQVPMTAAALGTVLTMETLDGPQEVDLRPGTQPGQVVTLRGLGIGHLHVGGRGDLHVHVEVLVPTPEDEEQAELLRRLAALRGEERPEGRLSAANPGMFAKLRDKLAGR; translated from the coding sequence GTGACCGACTACTACGAGATCCTCGGTGTCCCGCGCGACGCGACGCCCGAGCAGATCAAGAAGGCCTACCGGCGCCTGGCGCGCGAGCTGCACCCCGACGTGGCGGGTACCGACCCGGCGTCCGAGGAGCGGTTCAAGGGCGTGTCGCGGGCGTACGACGTGCTCGGCAACGCCGAGAAGCGTCGTGCGTACGACATGGGGGCCGACCCGTCGTCGCCCGGCGGCGGCATGGGTGGGGGCTTCGGCTTCCAGGACATCTTCGAGACCTTCTTCGGTGCCGCGGCGGGCGGTGCCCCGCGCGGTCCCGTGCCGCGTGCGCGCCGCGGCCAGGACGCGCTCGTCCGCCTCGACCTGGACCTGGCCGAGGCAGCGTTCGGGGTGCACCGCGAGGTGCAGGTGGACACCGCGGTGCTCTGCCCCACCTGCGGGGGCACGTGCTGCCGGCCCGGGACGTCGCCGCGGACCTGCGAGGCCTGCGGCGGGCGCGGGTCCGTCCAGCGCGTCGCCCGGTCCTTCCTCGGTCAGGTCATGACGACGCAGCCGTGCGCGGCCTGCCACGGCTTCGGCACCGTGATCCCCGAGCCGTGCACCGAGTGCGCCGGCGAGGGCCGCGTGCGCTCGCGCCGGACGCTGTCGGTGGACGTGCCCGCGGGCGTCGACACCGGGACGCGCATCAAGCTGACCGGCCAGGGCGAGGTCGGCCCGGCGGGTGGCCCCGCGGGGGACGTCTACCTCGAGGTGCGCGAGCGCAAGCACGAGACGTTCGTGCGCCGCGGGGACGACCTGCACGCGACGCTGCAGGTGCCGATGACCGCCGCGGCGCTGGGCACGGTCCTGACCATGGAGACGCTCGACGGGCCGCAGGAGGTCGACCTGCGGCCGGGCACGCAGCCGGGGCAGGTCGTCACGCTGCGCGGGCTGGGGATCGGGCACCTGCACGTCGGCGGCCGCGGTGACCTGCACGTGCACGTCGAGGTGCTGGTCCCGACGCCCGAGGACGAGGAGCAGGCCGAGCTGCTGCGCCGCCTGGCGGCGCTCCGGGGCGAGGAGCGTCCCGAGGGGCGCCTGTCGGCCGCCAACCCCGGGATGTTCGCGAAGCTGCGCGACAAGCTCGCGGGCCGGTGA